One region of Nitrospirota bacterium genomic DNA includes:
- a CDS encoding ABC transporter permease, with product MEASEVLRAAKDSLLSNKVRSSLTMLGVIIGVTAVILLVSIGTGARNYIHRELSNLGTNILVVLPGKVATRGGFHPPAAGTTRKLTIADAEALERRSKYLSNAVPIALGTSKVKFLNQSRDTTVVGATEDYFYVRNLQSELGSYISQADVETKRRVCVLGRTVKRELFGDANPLGRCVTIGDSRFRVIGVMAKKGVTLGLDLDDVVFIPTTTAQEFFDTDSLFQIVTKVKSSEEIQDAINEIKGILMKRHANKEDFTIMSQDEMLEAMAKVLNIMTAVLAGIAAISLIVGGIGIMNIMLVSVRERTREIGLRKAVGAKYRDILLQFLTESVTLSLIGGSAGILLGIASALVIPLFVTFLPT from the coding sequence ATGGAAGCCAGTGAAGTCCTGAGGGCAGCGAAAGACTCCCTCCTGAGCAATAAAGTCCGCTCATCCCTTACGATGCTCGGTGTGATCATAGGTGTTACTGCTGTAATACTTCTGGTGTCCATAGGAACGGGTGCAAGAAACTACATACACAGGGAACTGAGCAACTTAGGGACAAATATCCTTGTAGTCCTTCCAGGTAAAGTAGCCACGAGGGGTGGCTTCCATCCTCCGGCCGCCGGGACCACGAGAAAACTTACAATAGCCGATGCTGAGGCCCTGGAAAGGCGTTCGAAATACCTGAGCAATGCTGTCCCAATTGCCCTCGGGACGAGCAAGGTAAAATTTCTTAACCAGAGCAGGGATACCACAGTTGTCGGCGCTACGGAGGATTATTTTTATGTAAGAAACCTTCAGTCCGAGCTTGGCTCTTACATTTCTCAGGCTGATGTTGAGACTAAAAGAAGGGTCTGCGTCCTCGGAAGGACAGTAAAGAGGGAGCTCTTTGGAGATGCCAATCCTCTGGGAAGGTGTGTAACAATAGGGGATTCGAGGTTCAGGGTAATCGGTGTGATGGCTAAAAAGGGTGTTACCCTCGGGCTTGACCTCGACGATGTTGTATTTATTCCGACCACAACAGCACAGGAGTTTTTTGATACAGATAGCCTTTTCCAGATAGTTACAAAAGTAAAGAGTTCTGAGGAGATTCAAGATGCCATCAATGAGATAAAGGGGATTTTAATGAAGAGGCATGCCAATAAAGAGGATTTTACAATAATGAGCCAGGATGAGATGCTTGAGGCCATGGCAAAGGTCCTCAACATTATGACCGCTGTCCTTGCTGGCATTGCAGCCATTTCCCTGATAGTCGGCGGTATTGGTATAATGAATATAATGCTCGTCTCTGTAAGGGAGAGGACAAGAGAGATTGGCTTAAGAAAGGCAGTTGGTGCAAAATACAGAGACATTCTCCTTCAGTTTCTCACAGAATCAGTAACCCTCAGCCTTATTGGCGGCTCTGCCGGCATTCTTTTAGGAATTGCCTCTGCACTGGTAATTCCTCTCTTTGTGACCTTTCTGCCAAC